In the Agrococcus sp. Marseille-Q4369 genome, one interval contains:
- a CDS encoding MFS transporter produces the protein MTRLESGDEPTTGSHGILPPAGVETDPRDTAGEAPERRRRMVDLAPLKASKAFARLWIGTAISGIGAQMTIVAVGLQIFDMTGSTMMVALVGGIALAPMIVAGLWGGMLADAFDRRALLIASSLTGWAAVLGLVALSAWDASLIAAGERAHVWPFYVLTTINTVAATISGATRSAVTPRILPAHLISRAAALNGISFGTMLTVGPAAAGVLVATVGLPITFAIDAVLFTAGFLGIIGLPKLPPLGAVSKPGLESLREGWRFLEHAPNIRMSFLVDIIAMTFGRPFALLPAVGALAIGGGPVTVGVLTAAAAIGTLLASLFSGPVAHVHRHGIAIARAITVYGCFVGLVGAVILAMTLGLGGEVGPDWTRVSWPALIVAAIGMAGMGASDEISAIFRSTMMLTATPDDMRGRTQGLFQVVVAGGPRLGDLYAGAVASLVALWAPPLFGGLLIVVLIAVVTRAQRSFLAYDARTPTP, from the coding sequence GTGACCCGCCTCGAGTCGGGCGACGAGCCGACGACCGGCTCGCACGGCATCCTCCCGCCCGCGGGCGTCGAGACCGACCCGCGCGACACGGCGGGCGAGGCGCCCGAGCGGCGCCGCCGCATGGTCGACCTCGCGCCGCTCAAGGCGAGCAAGGCGTTCGCCCGCCTGTGGATCGGCACCGCGATCAGCGGCATCGGCGCGCAGATGACGATCGTCGCCGTCGGCCTGCAGATCTTCGACATGACGGGCAGCACCATGATGGTCGCGCTCGTGGGCGGCATCGCGCTCGCGCCCATGATCGTCGCGGGGCTCTGGGGCGGCATGCTCGCCGACGCCTTCGACCGCCGCGCGCTCCTCATCGCCTCGAGCCTCACCGGCTGGGCCGCGGTGCTGGGGCTCGTCGCGCTCTCCGCGTGGGACGCGTCGCTCATCGCCGCGGGTGAGCGCGCGCACGTGTGGCCGTTCTACGTGCTCACGACCATCAACACGGTCGCGGCCACGATCTCGGGAGCGACGCGCTCGGCCGTCACCCCGCGCATCCTGCCCGCCCACCTCATCTCCCGCGCCGCCGCGCTCAACGGCATCTCGTTCGGCACGATGCTCACCGTCGGTCCCGCCGCGGCGGGCGTGCTCGTCGCGACGGTCGGGCTGCCGATCACGTTCGCGATCGACGCGGTGCTCTTCACCGCCGGCTTCCTCGGCATCATCGGGCTGCCGAAGCTGCCTCCGCTCGGCGCGGTGTCGAAGCCGGGCCTCGAGTCGCTGCGCGAGGGCTGGCGATTCCTCGAGCACGCACCCAACATCCGCATGTCGTTCCTCGTCGACATCATCGCGATGACGTTCGGTCGCCCCTTCGCGCTGCTGCCCGCGGTCGGCGCCCTCGCGATCGGCGGCGGCCCGGTCACGGTCGGCGTGCTCACCGCGGCCGCCGCGATCGGCACGCTGCTCGCGAGCCTCTTCTCCGGCCCGGTCGCGCACGTGCACCGGCACGGCATCGCGATCGCCCGCGCGATCACGGTCTACGGATGCTTCGTCGGGCTCGTCGGCGCCGTCATCCTCGCGATGACGCTCGGCCTGGGCGGCGAGGTCGGCCCCGACTGGACGCGGGTGTCGTGGCCCGCGCTCATCGTCGCCGCGATCGGGATGGCCGGCATGGGCGCGAGCGACGAGATCAGCGCGATCTTCCGCTCGACGATGATGCTCACGGCGACGCCCGACGACATGCGCGGCCGCACGCAGGGCCTCTTCCAGGTCGTCGTCGCGGGCGGGCCGCGCCTCGGCGACCTCTACGCCGGCGCCGTCGCGAGCCTCGTCGCGCTGTGGGCGCCGCCGCTGTTCGGCGGCCTCCTCATCGTCGTGCTCATCGCGGTCGTGACGCGCGCGCAGCGCTCGTTCCTCGCCTACGACGCACGCACCCCGACGCCGTAG
- a CDS encoding glutamyl-tRNA reductase, whose amino-acid sequence MLICLTASHKNADFDVLEALSSADASALPSSFAAHPAVDGAVVISTCNRFEVYLDVDADEHEEAAGIAQGAAADALGFHRPETLEPLVDTRAAEHLFSVAAGLESVVIGEGEIAGQVRRALASAQEAGTTSAHLERLFQRASETQRSIKNRTGLGEAGRSIVRLALDLASARVDLTGARVLLVGTGRFAGVSLAELRRRGAKHIEVWSPSNRGEGFARSHAIGYVDPRDAALAAASADVIVTCTSSDQHVVDAALLRAGRERLAATHAFPGADEHVHDASVCPVGQESGGHDSAASCPVHSNSDAAHACPVEHGRAAQLVVDMGMPRNVDPDVATVPGVEVLDLETIRIHAPLEHLTATEDARDLVRKAARRFERGTAEHQVGSAIATLREHVEDALEAELARIGKRGTEAERKLAEQALRHFAGVVLHKPTVRARRLAAEGRHDDLLSAIDALLGDDSAA is encoded by the coding sequence GTGCTCATCTGCCTGACGGCGAGTCACAAGAACGCCGACTTCGACGTCCTCGAGGCGCTGTCGTCCGCCGACGCCTCCGCCCTCCCCAGCTCCTTCGCCGCGCACCCCGCGGTCGACGGCGCCGTCGTCATCTCGACGTGCAATCGGTTCGAGGTCTACCTCGACGTCGACGCCGACGAGCACGAGGAGGCCGCCGGCATCGCGCAGGGCGCCGCCGCGGACGCGCTCGGCTTCCACCGCCCCGAGACGCTCGAGCCGCTCGTCGACACCCGCGCCGCGGAGCACCTCTTCTCGGTCGCGGCGGGCCTCGAGTCGGTCGTGATCGGCGAGGGCGAGATCGCCGGCCAGGTGCGGCGCGCGCTCGCCTCGGCGCAGGAGGCGGGCACGACCTCCGCGCACCTCGAGCGGCTCTTCCAGCGCGCCTCCGAGACGCAGCGCAGCATCAAGAACCGCACCGGCCTCGGCGAAGCGGGCCGTTCGATCGTGCGCCTCGCGCTCGACCTCGCGAGCGCTCGCGTCGACCTGACCGGTGCGCGCGTGCTGCTCGTCGGCACCGGGCGCTTCGCCGGCGTCTCGCTCGCCGAGCTGCGCCGCCGCGGCGCGAAGCACATCGAGGTGTGGAGCCCCTCGAACCGCGGCGAGGGCTTCGCCCGCAGCCACGCGATCGGCTACGTCGACCCGCGCGACGCCGCGCTCGCCGCCGCGAGCGCCGACGTCATCGTGACCTGCACGAGCTCCGACCAGCACGTCGTCGACGCCGCGCTGCTGCGCGCGGGCCGCGAGCGGCTCGCCGCGACCCACGCCTTCCCGGGCGCCGACGAGCACGTGCACGACGCATCCGTCTGCCCGGTCGGCCAGGAATCGGGCGGCCACGACTCCGCAGCCTCCTGCCCCGTGCACTCGAACTCGGATGCCGCGCACGCGTGCCCCGTCGAGCACGGCCGCGCCGCACAGCTCGTCGTCGACATGGGCATGCCGCGCAACGTCGACCCCGACGTCGCGACGGTGCCGGGCGTCGAGGTGCTCGACCTCGAGACGATCCGCATCCACGCGCCGCTCGAGCACCTCACGGCCACGGAGGACGCGCGCGACCTCGTGCGCAAGGCGGCGCGCCGCTTCGAGCGCGGCACCGCCGAGCACCAGGTGGGCTCGGCGATCGCGACGCTCCGCGAGCACGTCGAGGACGCGCTCGAGGCGGAGCTCGCGCGCATCGGCAAGCGCGGCACCGAGGCGGAGCGGAAGCTCGCCGAGCAGGCGCTGCGGCACTTCGCGGGCGTCGTGCTGCACAAGCCGACCGTGCGCGCCCGCCGGCTCGCGGCCGAGGGCCGCCACGACGACCTCCTCTCGGCGATCGACGCGCTGCTCGGCGACGACTCCGCCGCGTGA
- a CDS encoding glycogen debranching N-terminal domain-containing protein — translation MRHEQAQQVEPPPLLHDQLASVSAPTQAWSHRDGTMDDHPIHGLFHGDWRFARRVELRVDGAPIEHLATSSAGDWALIRGIARALDSEPGDARIAVERMREVTPGAVLERATVVNGRELPIDVRIELAVDVAFCPIERVRDGRGDPVPVHLAIEGADAIATDGIRTLRVRSRGGAVELVDGRVVVSHRAIVQPNDWCGLSVELLLDDASLAVEGAIVDAPSRGLEPTGRPALDRWGERAVADLEDLLLDVGSGPVLAAGAPWRLTMVARDALSAARLLLPLGTSLAEATLRTLAARQGVQHDGRTGEQPGRMMHELSPHRPAGVRAGAELPPTFTDSIDATPLWIVLLHDAWRAGLPLEAVRELRTALHAALGWLGQQVGDGFLTLPGGDVTVGDGPELPRDAEGEPAEGPVATARLQALACRAAVGGAALLEALGDDGAPWLEWAERLRRRFRAAFWVVRGDDRHPAMAIDGTGGRLDWLSADLAHLIGSTLLSRDEERTVAGLLLDERLSSGFGLRSIAVDAPGYWPLAWNGGAIRPHDTAVAIEGLLRAGLDDVARRLAEQLERAAEAFDGSLPERYAGYGLADASAPVPLPGAGAPNARSAAAVAPVWRALGDRRAEHAPRRERHLHAVEPLPTIAVPAEAASGGTRSTSGDSSPRRAHVRLIDGGRTPSI, via the coding sequence ATGCGTCACGAGCAGGCTCAGCAGGTCGAGCCGCCGCCCCTGCTCCACGACCAGCTCGCGTCGGTCTCGGCGCCGACCCAGGCCTGGTCGCACCGCGACGGCACCATGGACGACCACCCCATCCACGGCCTCTTCCACGGCGACTGGCGCTTCGCGCGCCGGGTCGAGCTGCGCGTCGACGGCGCGCCGATCGAGCACCTCGCCACCTCGAGCGCGGGCGACTGGGCGCTCATCCGCGGCATCGCCCGAGCGCTCGACTCGGAGCCGGGCGACGCGCGCATCGCGGTCGAGCGGATGCGGGAGGTCACCCCGGGCGCGGTGCTCGAGCGGGCGACGGTCGTGAACGGCCGCGAGCTGCCGATCGACGTGCGCATCGAGCTCGCGGTCGACGTCGCCTTCTGCCCCATCGAGCGCGTGCGCGACGGCCGCGGCGACCCCGTGCCCGTGCACCTCGCGATCGAGGGCGCCGATGCGATCGCGACCGACGGCATCCGCACCCTCCGCGTGCGCAGCCGCGGCGGTGCCGTCGAGCTCGTCGACGGCCGCGTCGTCGTGAGCCACCGCGCGATCGTGCAGCCCAACGACTGGTGCGGGCTCTCGGTCGAGCTGCTGCTCGACGACGCGTCCCTCGCGGTCGAGGGCGCGATCGTCGACGCGCCGAGCCGCGGCCTCGAGCCGACCGGCCGCCCGGCGCTCGATCGCTGGGGCGAGCGGGCGGTCGCCGATCTTGAGGATCTCCTGCTCGACGTCGGCAGCGGCCCCGTGCTCGCCGCCGGCGCGCCGTGGCGGCTGACGATGGTGGCGCGCGACGCGCTGAGCGCGGCGCGACTGCTGCTGCCGCTCGGCACGTCGCTCGCGGAGGCCACCCTCCGCACGCTCGCCGCGCGTCAGGGCGTGCAGCACGACGGCCGCACGGGCGAGCAGCCGGGACGCATGATGCACGAGCTCTCGCCCCACCGTCCCGCGGGCGTCCGCGCCGGCGCCGAGCTGCCTCCGACCTTCACCGACTCGATCGACGCGACGCCGCTGTGGATCGTGCTGCTCCACGACGCCTGGCGCGCGGGCCTGCCGCTCGAGGCGGTGCGCGAGCTGCGCACCGCGCTGCACGCCGCGCTCGGCTGGCTGGGGCAGCAGGTGGGCGACGGTTTCCTCACCCTGCCGGGCGGCGACGTCACGGTCGGCGACGGCCCCGAGCTGCCGCGCGACGCCGAGGGCGAGCCCGCCGAGGGTCCCGTCGCGACCGCCCGGCTCCAGGCCCTCGCGTGCCGCGCCGCCGTGGGCGGCGCCGCGCTGCTCGAGGCGCTCGGCGACGACGGCGCGCCGTGGCTCGAGTGGGCTGAGAGACTCCGCCGCCGGTTCCGTGCCGCGTTCTGGGTGGTTCGCGGCGACGATCGCCATCCCGCGATGGCGATCGACGGAACCGGCGGGCGGCTCGACTGGCTCTCGGCCGATCTCGCGCACCTCATCGGCTCGACGCTGCTCTCGCGCGACGAGGAGCGCACCGTGGCAGGGCTCCTGCTCGACGAGCGCCTGTCATCCGGGTTCGGCCTGCGCTCGATCGCGGTCGACGCCCCCGGCTACTGGCCACTCGCGTGGAACGGCGGCGCGATCCGGCCGCACGACACGGCCGTCGCGATCGAGGGCCTCCTGCGAGCGGGGCTCGACGACGTGGCACGCCGGCTCGCGGAGCAGCTCGAGCGGGCGGCGGAGGCGTTCGACGGCTCGCTGCCGGAGCGCTACGCGGGCTACGGGCTCGCCGACGCGAGCGCGCCCGTGCCGCTGCCGGGCGCGGGTGCGCCCAACGCCCGGAGCGCCGCGGCGGTCGCGCCCGTCTGGCGGGCGCTCGGTGACCGGAGGGCCGAGCACGCACCGCGCCGCGAGCGCCACCTGCACGCCGTCGAGCCGCTGCCGACGATCGCCGTGCCGGCGGAGGCGGCCTCCGGCGGCACGCGATCGACGAGCGGCGACAGCTCGCCGCGCCGCGCGCACGTGCGCCTCATCGACGGTGGCCGGACGCCCTCGATCTAG
- a CDS encoding carbohydrate ABC transporter permease, whose amino-acid sequence MSSVAFTPDPEVTPDEVAPAVRTRADRVKRRLTSPWATIAALVIAVVWTIPTFGLLLSSFRPADQIQTTGWWTFFSDPQLTLANYGEVLFSSSASSPQLGEYFVNSLAIAIPGTLIPLVLACLAAYAFAWVKFKGSSTLFVIVFALQIVPLQMALIPLLQLFVTFLQPFQTALHEAVPFISERQYLPVWIAHAIFGLPLAIFLLHNFISAIPADVIEAARVDGAGHGQIFFRIILPLAMPAIASFAIFQFLWVWNDLLVALVFSTGTPDTAPLTQRLAELAGSRGENWERLTAGAFVSLVIPLIVFFSLQRYFVRGLLAGSAKG is encoded by the coding sequence ATGAGCTCCGTCGCATTCACCCCCGACCCCGAGGTCACCCCCGACGAGGTCGCGCCGGCGGTGCGGACCCGCGCCGATCGCGTGAAGCGGCGCCTGACGAGCCCGTGGGCGACGATCGCCGCGCTCGTCATCGCGGTCGTCTGGACGATCCCGACGTTCGGCCTGCTGCTGTCGTCCTTCCGCCCCGCCGACCAGATCCAGACGACCGGCTGGTGGACGTTCTTCTCCGACCCGCAGCTGACGCTCGCGAACTACGGCGAGGTGCTGTTCTCGTCGTCGGCGTCGTCTCCGCAGCTCGGCGAGTACTTCGTCAACTCGCTCGCGATCGCGATCCCCGGCACCCTCATCCCGCTCGTGCTCGCGTGCCTCGCGGCGTATGCGTTCGCGTGGGTGAAGTTCAAGGGCTCGTCGACGCTGTTCGTGATCGTCTTCGCGCTCCAGATCGTGCCGCTGCAGATGGCGCTCATCCCGCTGCTGCAGCTGTTCGTGACGTTCCTGCAGCCGTTCCAGACGGCGCTGCACGAGGCCGTGCCGTTCATCAGCGAGCGGCAGTACCTGCCGGTGTGGATCGCGCACGCGATCTTCGGCCTGCCGCTCGCGATCTTCCTGCTGCACAACTTCATCTCGGCGATCCCGGCCGACGTCATCGAGGCGGCGCGCGTCGACGGCGCGGGCCACGGGCAGATCTTCTTCCGCATCATCCTGCCGCTCGCGATGCCGGCGATCGCGTCGTTCGCGATCTTCCAGTTCCTCTGGGTCTGGAACGACCTGCTCGTCGCGCTGGTGTTCTCGACCGGCACACCGGATACCGCGCCGCTCACGCAACGATTGGCCGAGCTCGCGGGATCGCGAGGCGAGAACTGGGAGCGGCTCACGGCCGGTGCGTTCGTCTCGCTCGTCATCCCGCTCATCGTGTTCTTCAGCCTGCAGCGCTACTTCGTCAGAGGCCTGCTGGCGGGTTCTGCGAAGGGTTGA